The proteins below come from a single Candidatus Binataceae bacterium genomic window:
- a CDS encoding FecR family protein, which yields MFRSSTVFALVIAWIWPGVAAAQQVVGNISELSGSVELQRGTTRQPATLGSAIDLHDQLTTGPNSSATVRLVDQSTIRLSDSTSMTFDENVVSGAARQRTVLRLITGAISSLVTPSPAGAFEVHTPNAVAAVRGTDFDTTYIEGSARPGFGGCQRYTDIKVREGVVEVSNQANPGETVEIDAGYETTVPCLLPPLNAGPLGIAGAVGPGAHGGGRTGSAGGAAGGAAAAAVGFAAPPPGTGSAPAPAAVPPVVQ from the coding sequence TTGTTTCGCTCTAGTACGGTCTTCGCGCTGGTAATCGCCTGGATTTGGCCCGGCGTCGCAGCCGCGCAGCAGGTCGTCGGAAATATCTCGGAGCTTAGTGGTTCGGTCGAGCTGCAACGCGGCACGACTCGGCAACCCGCGACTCTCGGCTCCGCAATCGATCTACATGATCAGCTGACTACTGGCCCGAACTCCTCGGCCACGGTCAGGCTCGTCGATCAATCGACGATAAGGCTGAGCGACTCGACCTCGATGACGTTCGACGAGAACGTCGTGTCGGGCGCTGCACGACAACGAACCGTGCTGCGGCTAATCACGGGCGCGATCAGTTCGCTGGTCACGCCGTCGCCGGCCGGCGCATTCGAAGTGCATACGCCGAACGCGGTCGCCGCCGTTCGCGGTACCGACTTCGACACAACGTATATCGAAGGCTCCGCGCGGCCAGGCTTCGGCGGATGCCAGCGCTACACCGACATCAAGGTTCGTGAAGGGGTCGTCGAGGTCAGCAATCAGGCCAACCCCGGTGAAACGGTTGAGATCGACGCCGGCTATGAAACGACCGTTCCATGCCTGTTGCCGCCGCTGAACGCAGGTCCGCTCGGGATCGCCGGTGCAGTAGGTCCCGGCGCTCATGGTGGCGGAAGAACGGGCTCGGCGGGCGGCGCCGCGGGAGGGGCCGCCGCCGCAGCAGTCGGTTTCGCTGCGCCGCCTCCCGGAACGGGCAGCGCACCGGCGCCCGCAGCGGTACCGCCGGTCGTTCAATAG
- a CDS encoding efflux RND transporter periplasmic adaptor subunit, with translation MKKRIAIAAVIVVAVAAAAWAFNPLLFMGVGPENTLTLSGNIEAHESVVSFKAVQSRVTELPFDEGQWVKKGTLLAQLDNSDYSQQVAIDEAQLAMAQRQLDSAQQKLEAANATVVSDQADFAQQQIDYNRNQRLFDERVISSDDRDKSETTFKMARAIVRRDQAMARSAERDIAVAQAQIHTANENLKLAQIDLGYTTLTAPFSGVILTRQAELGEVMLPGTPVVTMADLDHIWLRAYVSETDLGRIRWGQGATITTDTYPGKRYQGHVTFIASDAEFTPKSVETHKERVTLVYRIKIDVENPNHELKPGMPADAAIQLGAPLQMGNSR, from the coding sequence ATGAAGAAGCGAATCGCCATCGCGGCCGTTATCGTGGTCGCAGTTGCCGCGGCCGCCTGGGCATTCAATCCGCTGCTATTTATGGGAGTAGGCCCGGAGAACACCCTGACTCTGTCGGGAAATATCGAGGCGCACGAAAGTGTCGTGAGCTTCAAAGCCGTGCAATCGCGCGTGACCGAGCTGCCGTTCGACGAAGGCCAATGGGTCAAAAAAGGCACGCTGCTCGCGCAGCTCGACAATTCCGACTATAGCCAGCAGGTCGCGATCGACGAGGCGCAGCTTGCGATGGCACAACGGCAGCTCGATTCGGCCCAGCAGAAGCTCGAGGCCGCCAATGCGACAGTCGTGAGCGATCAAGCCGACTTCGCGCAACAACAAATTGATTACAACCGCAATCAGCGGCTCTTCGACGAACGCGTGATCTCCAGCGACGATCGCGACAAGAGCGAGACCACCTTCAAGATGGCGCGGGCAATAGTGCGGCGCGACCAGGCGATGGCGCGCTCGGCGGAACGCGATATCGCCGTCGCGCAGGCCCAGATTCACACCGCCAATGAGAATCTCAAGCTCGCCCAGATCGATCTCGGCTACACGACGCTGACGGCGCCGTTCTCGGGCGTGATCCTGACGCGTCAGGCCGAGCTCGGCGAGGTGATGCTGCCCGGCACGCCCGTTGTGACGATGGCGGACCTCGACCACATTTGGCTGCGCGCCTATGTCAGCGAGACTGATCTCGGGCGAATCCGCTGGGGCCAGGGCGCGACGATCACGACTGATACCTATCCCGGCAAGCGCTACCAGGGACACGTGACCTTCATCGCGTCGGATGCGGAGTTCACGCCCAAGAGCGTCGAGACTCACAAGGAACGCGTCACGCTCGTTTATCGGATCAAGATCGACGTCGAAAATCCCAACCACGAGCTCAAGCCCGGGATGCCCGCCGACGCGGCGATCCAGCTCGGAGCGCCGCTGCAGATGGGCAACAGCCGGTAA
- a CDS encoding pyridoxal phosphate-dependent aminotransferase: MLKLNRRIAAIKPSATLAADARATEMKLAGIDVVSLAAGEPDFDTPERIKKAADKAMSEGQTKYTPVGGTAALKKAIQLKLKRDSNLNYELPEILASAGCKQSEANIIGALFDEGDEVIIPTPAWVSFAAMVSLSGAQAIFVPCAEDNGFMLEPDALRRAITPRTRGIMLNSPSNPTGAVYGSEQLTAIAKVLVDTDIWVMSDDVYEHIIYDGFPSHIFSIEPKLKSHGIVFNSLSKTYAMTGWRVGFAAGPKEAIAAANRLQSQNSGNPNSIAQVAAIEALTGPQDELKPMLKAFHERRDLVVERVRRIPGFRLPNVPQGAFYAFPNVSELMGSTFNGKQINDGDALAAYFLEEAHVSLVGGNDFGAPNHVRMSYATSVANLNKAFDRLEAAVGKLMK; encoded by the coding sequence ATGCTCAAGCTGAATCGCAGAATCGCCGCTATCAAACCCTCAGCCACGCTCGCCGCCGATGCGCGCGCGACCGAGATGAAGCTCGCGGGAATCGACGTCGTATCGCTCGCCGCGGGCGAGCCCGACTTCGACACGCCCGAGCGCATCAAGAAGGCGGCGGACAAGGCGATGTCCGAAGGGCAGACAAAATACACGCCCGTCGGCGGCACCGCGGCACTCAAAAAGGCGATCCAGCTGAAGCTCAAGCGCGACAGCAATCTCAATTATGAGCTGCCGGAGATTCTCGCCTCCGCCGGATGCAAGCAATCCGAAGCCAACATCATCGGCGCGCTCTTCGACGAGGGCGACGAGGTAATCATCCCGACTCCGGCGTGGGTGAGTTTCGCCGCGATGGTCTCGCTGTCGGGTGCGCAAGCGATATTCGTCCCGTGCGCGGAAGACAACGGCTTCATGCTCGAGCCCGACGCGCTGCGCCGTGCGATCACGCCGCGCACCCGCGGCATCATGCTCAACTCGCCGTCGAATCCGACCGGCGCAGTGTACGGCAGCGAGCAGCTCACTGCGATCGCGAAGGTGCTCGTCGATACTGACATCTGGGTGATGTCGGACGACGTTTACGAGCACATCATCTACGACGGCTTTCCGTCGCACATTTTCTCGATCGAGCCGAAGCTCAAGTCGCACGGTATCGTGTTCAACTCGCTGTCGAAGACTTACGCGATGACGGGATGGCGCGTCGGCTTCGCCGCCGGGCCCAAGGAAGCGATCGCCGCGGCGAATCGGCTGCAGAGCCAGAACAGCGGCAATCCCAACTCGATCGCGCAGGTCGCAGCGATCGAAGCGCTCACCGGTCCGCAGGACGAGCTCAAGCCGATGCTGAAGGCATTCCACGAGCGGCGGGATCTCGTCGTCGAGCGCGTCCGGCGCATCCCCGGCTTCAGGCTGCCGAACGTTCCGCAGGGCGCGTTCTACGCGTTCCCCAACGTGTCAGAGCTGATGGGCTCGACCTTCAACGGCAAGCAAATCAATGACGGCGACGCGCTGGCCGCATACTTCCTCGAAGAAGCGCACGTCTCGCTCGTAGGCGGCAATGACTTCGGCGCGCCCAATCACGTGCGAATGTCGTACGCGACATCGGTCGCGAACCTGAACAAGGCTTTCGATCGCCTCGAAGCCGCCGTCGGCAAGTTGATGAAGTAG
- a CDS encoding HAD-IA family hydrolase, with amino-acid sequence MIELVIFDADGVLFDSSESNIAYYNAIFDAIGEAPLSPAEEIASYSYATSTVFAERAQGDHDRIARMVEAARVLDNDPFLKMLRPPLELRPFMTELKKEYRLALATNRSGTVPALIEHLKLEGIFDAVASARDRVRPKPAPDILNLCLERAGASASRAVYVGDSTIDLEAAREAGVHFIAVGPRITHDHRVETIIDLPARLSALIASLL; translated from the coding sequence ATGATTGAGCTGGTGATTTTCGACGCCGACGGTGTCCTTTTCGATTCGAGCGAATCGAACATCGCGTACTACAACGCGATCTTCGACGCGATCGGCGAGGCACCGCTCTCACCCGCCGAGGAAATCGCATCGTACTCATACGCCACGTCGACAGTGTTCGCCGAGCGCGCGCAGGGCGACCACGATCGTATCGCGCGGATGGTCGAGGCGGCGCGCGTGCTCGACAACGATCCGTTTCTGAAGATGCTGCGGCCGCCGCTCGAGCTGCGCCCGTTCATGACGGAGCTCAAGAAGGAATATCGCCTCGCACTCGCGACGAATCGATCGGGAACCGTGCCGGCGCTGATCGAGCATCTGAAGCTCGAGGGAATCTTCGACGCGGTCGCGAGCGCCCGGGACAGGGTGCGGCCCAAGCCCGCTCCCGACATTCTGAACTTGTGCCTCGAGCGCGCGGGCGCAAGCGCATCGCGCGCCGTTTACGTCGGCGACAGCACAATCGATCTCGAAGCCGCGCGCGAAGCGGGTGTGCATTTCATCGCCGTAGGTCCGCGAATCACTCATGACCATCGCGTCGAAACGATCATCGACCTTCCCGCCCGCTTGTCCGCGTTGATTGCGTCTTTGTTGTAG
- a CDS encoding TetR family transcriptional regulator — translation MAQQRRDLERTREKILAAAASEFAAKGLAGARVDAIARRARVNKQMLYYCFGSKRELYRIVLSSKLTARTHFLDALPNNIEEALLHIFDHSTADIDFVRMLQWEALEPTGDARLVAQDERRALFLKGIEKFSQAQRQGFIPADVDPRHLLISFIACSVFPLAFRQMIHLLTGLEPTDPKFRRQRRQFLGWLGRRLADKPHAAINSHRVNGTSRASRSKAANTTLSKSP, via the coding sequence ATGGCGCAGCAGCGGCGGGACCTGGAACGGACGCGCGAGAAAATTCTCGCCGCCGCCGCATCCGAGTTTGCCGCCAAGGGCCTCGCCGGCGCGCGCGTCGATGCGATCGCGCGCCGCGCCCGCGTCAACAAGCAGATGCTGTACTACTGCTTCGGCTCCAAGCGCGAGCTCTACCGTATCGTCCTTTCGAGCAAGCTCACGGCGCGCACCCACTTCCTCGACGCGCTGCCCAACAATATCGAAGAAGCGTTGCTGCATATCTTCGACCACAGCACCGCCGACATCGACTTCGTCAGGATGTTGCAGTGGGAGGCGCTCGAGCCTACGGGCGATGCGCGCCTGGTCGCGCAGGACGAGCGGCGGGCGCTGTTTCTCAAGGGCATCGAAAAGTTCAGCCAGGCGCAGCGCCAGGGCTTCATTCCAGCCGACGTCGATCCGCGCCATCTTCTGATCTCGTTCATCGCGTGCTCGGTTTTCCCGCTCGCGTTCCGGCAGATGATTCATCTGCTGACCGGGCTCGAGCCTACGGATCCGAAGTTCAGGCGCCAGCGCCGCCAATTTCTGGGCTGGCTCGGCCGCCGCCTCGCGGACAAGCCCCACGCGGCGATAAATTCACACCGAGTTAACGGCACATCGCGGGCGTCACGTTCCAAAGCTGCAAATACAACCTTGAGTAAGTCGCCATGA
- a CDS encoding helix-turn-helix domain-containing protein: MPVSKCNDINTAGRPGTSRLRRGKYTWMRWDSVRDLNCSVARTLSIVGERWTMLILRDAFLGHRRFDEFQRGTGIARNILSSRLRQLVANGIFERGPGEGDGARVEYRLTRKGLDLYPVLVSMLKWGDTWLADESGPPLTLVHRVCGAKTAPKMVCSECGANIAARDMVAIPRRPAHQTRRPARNAHRGHSH, from the coding sequence GTGCCGGTTTCAAAGTGCAACGATATAAATACGGCCGGGCGGCCGGGGACGAGCCGCCTGCGCCGGGGGAAATACACCTGGATGCGCTGGGACTCGGTTCGCGACCTCAACTGTTCTGTGGCGCGCACGCTTTCGATCGTGGGCGAGCGCTGGACGATGCTCATCTTGCGCGATGCGTTCCTGGGGCATCGGCGCTTCGATGAATTTCAGCGCGGCACCGGAATCGCCCGCAACATCCTGAGCTCGCGACTGCGCCAGCTCGTCGCCAACGGAATTTTCGAGCGTGGCCCGGGCGAGGGCGACGGCGCTCGCGTTGAGTATCGGCTCACCCGCAAGGGACTCGACCTCTACCCGGTGCTGGTTTCGATGCTCAAGTGGGGCGACACGTGGCTCGCCGACGAGAGCGGTCCGCCACTGACGCTCGTTCATCGCGTATGCGGCGCGAAGACGGCGCCGAAGATGGTGTGCTCCGAATGCGGAGCGAATATCGCCGCACGCGACATGGTTGCGATTCCGCGACGCCCCGCCCATCAAACGCGGCGTCCCGCGCGCAACGCGCATCGCGGTCATTCGCACTAG
- a CDS encoding ABC transporter ATP-binding protein, which produces MDDHLEVSVRGLVKEFPGVRAIDGLNFSVTRGEIFGLVGPDGAGKTTTMRILAGVLPGDSGEVSVAGCDAMRDPESVKRFISYMPQRFGLYEDLTVDENIRFYADLFGVARREREERSAELLRACGMSEFRSRLAGKLSGGMKQKLGLVCALIHRPRVLLLDEPTNGVDPVSRREFWGMLYALVGSGVTVVNSTAYLDEAERCHRIALMHRGRILFCDTPPKLKTMVPGAVLSIVAPDPRQIRNALAHTPGVRDVVLVGDAVHVFVDDGARRTPELRATIEARGIPYHEITPITPTIEDLFVEAVREEQPAAA; this is translated from the coding sequence ATGGATGATCACCTCGAAGTCTCGGTGCGCGGGCTGGTCAAGGAATTCCCTGGCGTGCGCGCGATCGATGGCCTCAACTTCAGCGTCACGCGCGGCGAGATCTTCGGACTGGTCGGCCCCGACGGCGCCGGCAAGACCACGACGATGCGTATCCTGGCGGGCGTGCTGCCGGGCGACAGCGGCGAGGTATCGGTCGCGGGATGCGACGCGATGCGCGATCCCGAAAGCGTCAAGCGCTTCATCAGCTACATGCCGCAGCGCTTCGGCCTTTACGAAGATCTCACCGTTGACGAGAACATCCGATTTTACGCCGACCTGTTCGGCGTCGCGCGCCGCGAGCGCGAGGAGCGATCGGCGGAACTGCTGCGCGCATGCGGCATGAGCGAGTTTCGCAGCCGCCTCGCAGGCAAGCTTTCGGGCGGGATGAAGCAGAAGCTCGGCCTCGTCTGCGCGCTGATACATCGCCCGCGCGTGCTGCTGCTCGACGAGCCGACCAACGGTGTGGATCCGGTTTCGCGCCGCGAGTTCTGGGGGATGCTCTACGCCCTCGTCGGCAGCGGCGTCACGGTCGTCAACTCGACTGCGTATCTCGACGAAGCCGAGCGATGCCATCGAATCGCACTGATGCATCGCGGGCGGATTCTGTTCTGCGACACCCCGCCGAAGCTCAAGACGATGGTGCCGGGCGCGGTGCTCTCAATCGTCGCGCCCGACCCGCGCCAGATCCGCAACGCGCTCGCGCATACGCCGGGCGTGCGCGACGTGGTGCTGGTCGGCGACGCCGTCCACGTCTTTGTCGATGACGGCGCGCGCCGCACACCCGAGTTGCGCGCGACGATCGAAGCGCGCGGCATTCCGTATCATGAGATCACGCCGATCACGCCAACGATCGAGGACCTGTTCGTCGAAGCCGTGCGCGAGGAACAGCCCGCCGCCGCATGA
- the coaD gene encoding pantetheine-phosphate adenylyltransferase: protein MNKGKEHQHTVAVFPGSFDPIHNGHLDVIRRSVAIFDEVIVGVTYNPHKDAALFTADERVEMIREVIRDLEPRARVDKFSGLLVDYAERIGAKVLIRSLRAVTDFDYELQMTQMNKQMSPHIETIFMFSNPKLFFSASRLIKEVASHGKKLPELVPDLVMERLRQKLKLN, encoded by the coding sequence GTGAACAAAGGCAAAGAACATCAGCATACCGTCGCCGTCTTCCCCGGTAGCTTCGATCCGATCCACAACGGCCACCTCGACGTCATCCGGCGCAGCGTGGCGATCTTCGACGAAGTTATCGTCGGCGTCACTTACAATCCGCACAAGGATGCGGCGCTCTTCACGGCCGACGAGCGCGTCGAGATGATCCGCGAAGTCATCCGCGATCTCGAGCCGCGCGCGCGGGTCGACAAATTTAGCGGGCTGCTGGTCGACTACGCCGAGCGTATCGGGGCAAAGGTGCTTATCCGCAGTCTGCGCGCCGTCACCGATTTCGACTACGAGCTGCAGATGACGCAGATGAACAAGCAGATGAGTCCGCATATCGAGACCATCTTCATGTTTTCGAATCCGAAGCTGTTCTTCTCGGCCTCGCGCCTTATCAAGGAAGTCGCAAGTCACGGCAAGAAGCTGCCGGAGCTCGTGCCGGACCTCGTGATGGAACGGCTGCGGCAGAAGCTCAAGCTCAATTAG
- a CDS encoding SBBP repeat-containing protein — protein sequence MAHRISRSSSKVGIAAGTVGAALALSMVFVISRSARRVAPSSLKPSHAQAVVSHPDLRALAGRHLRQISGDIQHLPLAFEPGEGLSSNAQSFVARAAGLDIKILPAEVAISIGKTSRLRSSLNIKFLGASPAPYLTASERLPGIINYYLGSNPNHWRTRVPTFARLVTKSVYPGIDAVYYGTRQQLEYDLNIASGRDAGAVRLSIEGADKVALEHDGDLAIVLHQERIYLRKPFIYQNINGTRKPVAGRYVLLSQASAADGTRIGIRAGAYDRKHPLVVDPVLSYSTYLGGAGADIARGVALDGSNNNYITGTTCSTNFPTAAAAQPTAGGDCDAFVTEINSTGTTILYSTYLGGSSLDGGDAIAVDSSGAAYITGQTASSDFPVTVGQEFGGLANAFVTKLKPNGGLSYARYLGGTDVDIGLGIALAQGCASNCNAYVAGRTNAADFPTTAGAFQTSAPAAISGFVTQVSSDGTSLVYSTYLGGPANPPPGNFSSQYASAIAVDGSGNAYVGGATISTAFPVTEGAAQTTIGGAYDCFAAKLNPAATAPLVYSTYIGGHGNEGCTGIAIVPNCQSNCPAWITGFTSSFDYPPSGTAPPFSHQGGVENGVLTEISPDGSSFVYSTYLGGYYNEALGVAVDSNSNAYVTGFTASSNFTTVNPIQGAAAANGILLTSTNGFSTFAQSSLPSSAGSVYTMISGGGALYAGTTRNGLFTSTNGGTSFSPTSLSNGFVSALAFDSSSNTLYASAGVSAGLIASTDGGTTFGSNLLTTPAKVQVLSILVVPNDDGPSTILAGTNGGVYSSFDGGATFGNTPQIPSSSVFSLVYDPNDVSTVYAGTNEGLFRSTDGGNTFASYFLTFSDIVALAADPTTTPTTIYIATSSNDLGVFTTDFENFFHIFENNENFYSLAIDTTTEIPTAYTASGIGDVYVSTNRGTSFAATNLANQAGAMTMVAATPSGLFAGEFLDDDAFLTIANSAGTAFTFSTFLQGASDDLAYGVAVDPPGTTTHLVGKTASTDFPVAPNPGAVQTALAGNSDAFLSVYGPAMSQGGQVPPPPPPPQVQGKAGGTVGAGSLTVNNTSGAPMLTPSVTIAFNNADLFTSATLTATVGTSNQTATVVPNNSSTFTFNPPVNVPLGQSVSYSLEVTITPTPQITRRERPIAYASILPLGSSRGFAVAAAVVTLLGVCAYLLGITRANRMMLMLALLLLAMTAEVGCDTGSIGSPSGPQFSTQTATDVAAHNQAGGPLTVGGLPVVLSNITVQ from the coding sequence GTGGCACATCGAATCAGCCGTTCGTCATCGAAGGTTGGCATCGCAGCGGGCACGGTTGGCGCGGCGCTCGCGCTGTCGATGGTGTTCGTCATATCCAGATCCGCGCGCAGGGTTGCCCCATCCAGTCTCAAACCGAGTCATGCGCAGGCCGTCGTTTCTCATCCCGATTTGCGCGCACTCGCAGGCAGGCATCTGCGACAAATCAGCGGCGATATTCAGCATCTGCCGCTGGCGTTTGAACCCGGCGAGGGCCTTTCGAGCAACGCTCAATCGTTCGTGGCGCGCGCGGCCGGACTGGACATTAAAATTCTGCCGGCCGAAGTAGCTATATCAATTGGAAAAACATCTCGACTGCGATCGAGCCTCAATATCAAGTTCCTCGGCGCCAGTCCCGCACCGTACCTGACCGCGAGCGAGAGACTTCCAGGAATTATCAATTATTACCTCGGCAGCAATCCGAACCATTGGCGGACGCGAGTTCCCACCTTCGCGCGCCTTGTCACCAAATCCGTTTATCCCGGCATCGACGCAGTCTATTACGGCACCCGGCAGCAGTTGGAATATGATTTGAATATCGCATCCGGCCGCGACGCCGGCGCTGTCCGTCTGTCAATTGAAGGAGCAGATAAAGTAGCGCTCGAGCACGACGGCGACCTCGCGATCGTGCTGCATCAGGAACGAATCTACCTGCGCAAGCCATTCATCTATCAAAATATCAATGGGACGCGAAAACCTGTTGCCGGGCGATACGTATTGCTTTCCCAAGCGTCGGCAGCAGATGGGACGCGCATTGGCATCCGCGCCGGCGCTTACGATCGCAAACATCCACTGGTAGTCGATCCGGTCCTCTCTTACTCGACGTATCTCGGTGGAGCGGGCGCGGATATCGCTCGAGGGGTTGCGCTCGACGGCAGTAATAATAACTACATCACCGGTACGACGTGCTCGACCAATTTCCCTACCGCGGCGGCTGCGCAGCCAACCGCAGGCGGCGACTGCGACGCTTTCGTTACCGAAATCAATTCAACCGGAACGACGATTCTCTATTCCACGTATCTGGGCGGCTCCTCGCTCGACGGCGGCGACGCTATCGCAGTCGATAGCAGTGGCGCGGCATATATCACCGGGCAAACCGCTTCCAGCGACTTTCCTGTCACGGTTGGGCAAGAGTTCGGCGGATTGGCGAATGCGTTCGTGACCAAGCTCAAGCCTAATGGCGGGCTCTCGTATGCCCGGTACCTCGGCGGCACTGACGTTGACATTGGACTTGGGATCGCGCTCGCGCAGGGATGCGCGTCGAATTGCAACGCCTATGTTGCGGGCCGTACCAACGCGGCCGACTTCCCGACGACGGCCGGCGCTTTTCAGACGTCGGCGCCGGCGGCGATCAGCGGTTTCGTCACGCAAGTCAGCAGCGACGGAACCAGCCTTGTCTATTCGACCTACCTTGGCGGGCCCGCAAACCCGCCGCCGGGTAATTTTTCGAGTCAATATGCAAGCGCGATCGCGGTCGATGGATCCGGCAATGCTTACGTCGGGGGCGCCACGATCTCCACCGCCTTCCCCGTCACCGAGGGAGCGGCGCAGACGACGATCGGTGGCGCTTATGATTGCTTCGCTGCGAAGTTGAATCCTGCCGCAACCGCGCCGCTCGTATATTCAACGTATATCGGCGGACACGGTAACGAAGGATGCACCGGAATCGCGATCGTGCCGAATTGTCAATCCAACTGTCCCGCGTGGATAACCGGCTTCACCTCGTCGTTTGATTACCCTCCCAGCGGAACAGCGCCGCCCTTTAGTCATCAAGGCGGCGTCGAAAATGGCGTTCTGACAGAAATCAGTCCCGACGGTTCGTCATTCGTTTACTCGACATATCTGGGCGGTTACTACAACGAAGCTCTGGGAGTTGCGGTTGATAGTAACTCGAATGCATACGTAACGGGATTCACTGCCAGTTCCAACTTTACTACCGTTAATCCGATCCAGGGCGCGGCGGCGGCAAATGGAATTCTGTTGACGAGCACCAACGGATTCAGCACCTTTGCTCAATCCTCGTTGCCGTCGTCGGCGGGCTCAGTCTACACGATGATCAGCGGCGGCGGCGCTCTTTATGCTGGCACCACGCGCAATGGACTCTTCACGAGCACCAACGGTGGCACTAGCTTCAGCCCCACCTCGCTAAGCAACGGGTTCGTCTCAGCCCTCGCGTTCGACTCAAGCTCCAACACGCTCTACGCCAGCGCCGGAGTTTCAGCCGGGCTAATTGCGAGCACCGACGGCGGCACAACTTTTGGTTCGAACCTGCTGACGACACCGGCGAAGGTACAGGTATTGTCGATTCTAGTCGTTCCGAACGATGACGGACCCTCGACAATCCTGGCGGGCACCAACGGCGGCGTGTATTCGAGTTTCGACGGCGGCGCGACCTTTGGCAATACGCCGCAGATTCCATCTTCCAGCGTATTCAGCCTGGTGTACGATCCAAATGATGTTTCGACGGTCTATGCCGGCACCAACGAAGGTTTGTTCCGCAGCACCGATGGCGGCAATACCTTCGCCTCATACTTTCTGACGTTCAGCGACATAGTAGCGCTGGCCGCGGACCCGACCACCACTCCAACCACTATCTACATCGCAACATCGAGTAATGATCTCGGCGTATTCACCACTGACTTCGAGAATTTCTTCCATATATTCGAGAATAACGAAAATTTCTATTCGCTCGCGATCGATACGACCACTGAGATACCAACTGCATATACGGCATCAGGGATTGGCGATGTTTACGTCAGCACCAATCGAGGCACCAGCTTCGCGGCGACCAATCTGGCTAATCAGGCGGGTGCGATGACGATGGTGGCTGCGACGCCGTCGGGCCTCTTCGCCGGCGAATTTCTCGATGACGATGCTTTTCTTACTATTGCGAACTCCGCGGGAACCGCGTTTACATTTTCGACTTTCTTGCAGGGTGCCAGTGATGACCTGGCCTACGGAGTGGCGGTCGATCCCCCCGGCACGACGACCCACCTCGTTGGCAAGACAGCATCGACCGATTTTCCGGTGGCGCCGAATCCGGGCGCCGTGCAAACGGCGCTGGCCGGCAATAGCGACGCATTTCTCTCGGTGTACGGACCAGCGATGTCGCAGGGTGGCCAGGTGCCGCCGCCGCCGCCTCCACCCCAGGTCCAAGGCAAGGCTGGCGGCACCGTTGGCGCAGGCTCACTAACAGTCAACAACACGAGCGGCGCCCCGATGCTGACGCCGTCGGTCACAATCGCGTTCAACAACGCCGACTTGTTCACGTCAGCGACATTGACCGCGACCGTTGGCACTTCCAATCAGACCGCGACGGTCGTCCCAAATAACAGCTCGACCTTCACTTTCAATCCGCCGGTGAACGTGCCGCTCGGGCAAAGTGTGTCGTACAGCCTGGAGGTGACAATTACGCCAACCCCACAGATCACGCGGCGCGAGCGGCCAATCGCATACGCCTCGATTCTGCCGCTCGGCAGTTCGCGCGGGTTCGCGGTGGCGGCCGCGGTGGTCACGCTCCTGGGAGTCTGCGCATACCTGCTCGGGATCACGCGAGCGAATCGAATGATGCTCATGCTCGCCCTCCTGTTACTCGCGATGACGGCGGAGGTGGGCTGCGACACCGGTTCGATCGGCTCGCCCAGCGGCCCGCAATTCTCGACGCAGACCGCGACGGACGTGGCAGCCCATAATCAAGCCGGCGGGCCGCTAACTGTGGGCGGCCTGCCCGTGGTGCTCTCGAATATCACGGTGCAGTAA